One window of the Camelus ferus isolate YT-003-E chromosome 12, BCGSAC_Cfer_1.0, whole genome shotgun sequence genome contains the following:
- the SEPTIN3 gene encoding neuronal-specific septin-3 isoform X2, whose product MSKGLPETRTDAAMSELVPEPRPKPAVPMKPVSINSNLLGYIGIDTIIEQMRKKTMKTGFDFNIMVVGQSGLGKSTLVNTLFKSQVSRKASSWNREEKIPKTVEIKAIGHVIEEGGVKMKLTVIDTPGFGDQINNENCWEPIEKYINEQYEKFLKEEVNIARKKRIPDTRVHCCLYFISPTGHSLRPLDLEFMKHLSKVVNIIPVIAKADTMTLEEKSEFKQRVRKELEVNGIEFYPQKEFDEDLEDKTENDKIRESMPFAVVGSDKEYQVNGKRVLGRKTPWGIIEVENLNHCEFALLRDFVIRTHLQDLKEVTHNIHYETYRAKRLNDNGGLPPGEGLLGTVLPPVPATPCPTAE is encoded by the exons ATGTCCAAAG GGCTCCCAGAGACCAGGACGGACGCAGCCATGTCAGAGCTGGTGCCTGAGCCCAGGCCTAAGCCGGCAGTGCCCATGAAGCCCGTCAGCATCAACTCCAACCTGCTGGGCTACATTGGCATCGACACCATCATCGAGCAGATGCGTAAGAAGACCATGAAGACTGGTTTCGACTTCAACATCATGGTCGTCG GTCAGAGTGGTCTGGGCAAGTCGACGCTGGTCAACACCCTGTTCAAATCCCAAGTGAGCCGCAAGGCCTCCAGCTGGAACCGGGAGGAGAAGATTCCCAAGACAGTGGAGATCAAAGCTATCGGGCACG TGATAGAGGAAGGCGGGGTCAAAATGAAGCTGACTGTCATCGACACTCCGGGCTTTGGAGACCAGATCAACAATGAAAACTG ctgGGAGCCCATTGAGAAATACATCAATGAACAGTACGAGAAGTTCCTGAAGGAGGAGGTGAACATCGCCAGGAAGAAACGCATCCCTGACACTCGTGTCCACTGCTGCCTCTACTTCATCTCCCCAACAGGACACTC CTTGCGACCTCTTGATCTGGAGTTCATGAAACACCTCAGCAAAGTTGTGAACATCATCCCTGTCATTGCTAAGGCTGACACCATGACCCTGGAAGAGAAGTCTGAATTCAAGCAAAGG gTTCGAAAGGAGCTTGAAGTAAATGGCATTGAATTCTACCCCCAGAAGGAATTTGATGAGGATTTGGAGGACAAGACTGAGAATGACAAAATCCGG GAGAGCATGCCTTTCGCTGTGGTGGGAAGTGACAAGGAGTACCAAGTGAATGGCAAGCGGGTCCTCGGCAGAAAAACCCCCTGGGGGATCATTGAAG TGGAAAACCTCAACCACTGTGAGTTTGCCCTGCTTCGAGACTTTGTCATCAG GACCCACCTCCAGGACCTCAAGGAAGTGACACACAACATCCACTATGAGACCTACAGGGCCAAGCGCCTCAATGACAATGGCGGCCTCCCTCCG GGAGAAGGCCTCCTGGGCACTGTCCTTCCACCTGTGCcagccaccccctgccccactgctgaATGA
- the SEPTIN3 gene encoding neuronal-specific septin-3 isoform X1 encodes MSKGLPETRTDAAMSELVPEPRPKPAVPMKPVSINSNLLGYIGIDTIIEQMRKKTMKTGFDFNIMVVGQSGLGKSTLVNTLFKSQVSRKASSWNREEKIPKTVEIKAIGHVIEEGGVKMKLTVIDTPGFGDQINNENCWEPIEKYINEQYEKFLKEEVNIARKKRIPDTRVHCCLYFISPTGHSLRPLDLEFMKHLSKVVNIIPVIAKADTMTLEEKSEFKQRVRKELEVNGIEFYPQKEFDEDLEDKTENDKIRQESMPFAVVGSDKEYQVNGKRVLGRKTPWGIIEVENLNHCEFALLRDFVIRTHLQDLKEVTHNIHYETYRAKRLNDNGGLPPGEGLLGTVLPPVPATPCPTAE; translated from the exons ATGTCCAAAG GGCTCCCAGAGACCAGGACGGACGCAGCCATGTCAGAGCTGGTGCCTGAGCCCAGGCCTAAGCCGGCAGTGCCCATGAAGCCCGTCAGCATCAACTCCAACCTGCTGGGCTACATTGGCATCGACACCATCATCGAGCAGATGCGTAAGAAGACCATGAAGACTGGTTTCGACTTCAACATCATGGTCGTCG GTCAGAGTGGTCTGGGCAAGTCGACGCTGGTCAACACCCTGTTCAAATCCCAAGTGAGCCGCAAGGCCTCCAGCTGGAACCGGGAGGAGAAGATTCCCAAGACAGTGGAGATCAAAGCTATCGGGCACG TGATAGAGGAAGGCGGGGTCAAAATGAAGCTGACTGTCATCGACACTCCGGGCTTTGGAGACCAGATCAACAATGAAAACTG ctgGGAGCCCATTGAGAAATACATCAATGAACAGTACGAGAAGTTCCTGAAGGAGGAGGTGAACATCGCCAGGAAGAAACGCATCCCTGACACTCGTGTCCACTGCTGCCTCTACTTCATCTCCCCAACAGGACACTC CTTGCGACCTCTTGATCTGGAGTTCATGAAACACCTCAGCAAAGTTGTGAACATCATCCCTGTCATTGCTAAGGCTGACACCATGACCCTGGAAGAGAAGTCTGAATTCAAGCAAAGG gTTCGAAAGGAGCTTGAAGTAAATGGCATTGAATTCTACCCCCAGAAGGAATTTGATGAGGATTTGGAGGACAAGACTGAGAATGACAAAATCCGG CAGGAGAGCATGCCTTTCGCTGTGGTGGGAAGTGACAAGGAGTACCAAGTGAATGGCAAGCGGGTCCTCGGCAGAAAAACCCCCTGGGGGATCATTGAAG TGGAAAACCTCAACCACTGTGAGTTTGCCCTGCTTCGAGACTTTGTCATCAG GACCCACCTCCAGGACCTCAAGGAAGTGACACACAACATCCACTATGAGACCTACAGGGCCAAGCGCCTCAATGACAATGGCGGCCTCCCTCCG GGAGAAGGCCTCCTGGGCACTGTCCTTCCACCTGTGCcagccaccccctgccccactgctgaATGA